From the genome of Nitrospira sp. CR1.1:
TCATCCACCGTTTCAGGAGCGTCGAAAATCTCATCGACTCTGCCATCGCCGCTATTCCTTCCGTCCCCCGGCATCCTACGCCTGCCGAACATACTCGCAGGTCATACGCCAGGGCTGCTGAAGCTGCGCATGGAGCCCGGCGTAAGCCCGGACAAGCACGCCATCTGGAACCTCTGGCACACGCTCCGCCTGCACATGCACCGAGACAATCTTCAGCGCATGGTGCTGATGCCGGGCAATCCATTCACTGAAGCGATCGATGTCACCGCACAAGACTCGGTCGATACATTCGGCGTGATCGGACAGGAGTGCCTACACTCCTTGAAAGCGGGCCGTCCCCTCCACCGCAGTCTCGCCTTTAGCATCATACCTCATCCGCCCTCCGGACCACAGGCGTGGCCTCATATGATTCAAGTCGTGGGCAAACCGGCAGGGGTTACAAGCGTTTTGAAAAAAAATCGGTCACGATCGGTTCCCGAGTCTAGTCCGTTCACGAGCGACTCTTATCTTTGCGTCACCGGTCTCTCTTCCGTCTCCAGCGCTTGTTGACGACGATACGCACCTGATCGGCCAAGGCCTGGGCCGCCCCGCTCCGGTACCCGCCTTTTTTCCATAACAGCCCGAGGCTCCGCCGAGGTGTCGGATGTTTGAGCGGAATGCCGCGAAGCCCGTCGTTCCCCTCCAAGCCCAGAGACAGTCGCGGGAGCACGGTCGCCAGCTTGCTGGTCTTCACCGTCGCGAGGATTCCTTCAATCGAATTCATTTCAACAGCCACCTTCGGCACAATGCCCGCCTGCTCGAAACTCGCGTTCAGCAAACGGCGCGTACAAAAGATGTCCGACAGAAGCACCAAGGGTTCGTCAGCCAGGGATGCCAATCGCAGGTGGCGACGGGTGGCGAAGTGATGCCGGGGCGAGGCGATCAAGACAAAATCCTCCTCAAACAGCGGCTGGCTCTCGATCCGGTCGGATCCCGCTGGAACGAACCCGATACCCAGTTCCAACAATCCGCTCTTCACGCCTGCTTCGATCTCCGGCCCGGACAGCTCATCAAGTTTGAGGGAGACCTGCGGATGCAGGGTCGAGAACCGGCCGACAATGTCAGGGACCAGATAGGCATTGACCGTTTGCACCACCCCGACGGCAAGGGCGCCTCGCTGCAGGCCTTCCTCTTCCGCAATGGCGACTTGAGCCAGCTCCATTTCCCGTAAGGCCCGCCGTGCATGTTCGCGAAAGATCGATCCGGCCCGCGTCAGTTGAACCGATCGTCCCACGCGGTCGAAGAGCGGCACCCCGACTTCCTGCTCCAGCTGTTTGATCTGCGCGGACAAGGCCGGTTGAGACACCGGAAGTCCCTCCGCCGCCTTGGTAAAATGCAAGGCGTCGGCGACCGCGAGAAAATAGCGAAGATGGCGAA
Proteins encoded in this window:
- the cynR gene encoding transcriptional regulator CynR yields the protein MEFRHLRYFLAVADALHFTKAAEGLPVSQPALSAQIKQLEQEVGVPLFDRVGRSVQLTRAGSIFREHARRALREMELAQVAIAEEEGLQRGALAVGVVQTVNAYLVPDIVGRFSTLHPQVSLKLDELSGPEIEAGVKSGLLELGIGFVPAGSDRIESQPLFEEDFVLIASPRHHFATRRHLRLASLADEPLVLLSDIFCTRRLLNASFEQAGIVPKVAVEMNSIEGILATVKTSKLATVLPRLSLGLEGNDGLRGIPLKHPTPRRSLGLLWKKGGYRSGAAQALADQVRIVVNKRWRRKRDR